One window of Phycisphaeraceae bacterium genomic DNA carries:
- a CDS encoding DUF11 domain-containing protein: MFGKLVGLTALAVTVGSSLIGCQADGKRLPTDESPTRVGAYGYYWRKPKDAPAVTPTPARVSADPCNPVIGPDMMTTKQGFPTGEMSSSHVMLQEVFPAMVKANSNFPYKIYVSNLTSATLSNVIVTATSLQNRSIVTSNPQATTSGPNGETRWFIGDLPPGKCMVIDATAKANAVGNSSTCLTVSYANSLCSNLQVVQPAVALTHKVTPNATVCDAINATFEVKNTGSGPATNVVVSESLPAGLTTMDGGTSYTFNAGSLAQGQSKPFSLGLKATKPGTYTIPAKVTADDGLLATSEPQSVTITQPALKIVAECPQGGLVGRTGKPLTFKFTVTNTGNAPANTTVSATAPTNATFSSADSGGTGGAGGASWNLGSLAPGASKSVSMTVQTSGVGSVATTATATAPCATAVSAPCTATTAGLPDLGTLVSDVEGVVYVGDNHEYTCEVMNQGMVPLTNVKMTMEIPSVITFVSSAQSNRMENGKLVFEVGTIPVGGRTMWKFLAKASAPGEHLISGITTCTELKTPVRDDELTNYVSR, from the coding sequence ATGTTCGGAAAACTGGTCGGGCTCACGGCACTGGCCGTGACTGTGGGATCGAGCTTGATCGGGTGTCAGGCGGACGGCAAGCGCCTTCCGACGGATGAGTCCCCGACGCGCGTTGGTGCGTACGGCTACTACTGGCGCAAGCCGAAGGATGCCCCGGCGGTCACCCCGACGCCGGCCCGCGTCTCGGCGGACCCCTGCAATCCCGTTATCGGCCCGGACATGATGACCACGAAGCAGGGCTTCCCGACGGGCGAAATGTCTTCGTCGCACGTCATGCTGCAGGAAGTCTTCCCGGCGATGGTGAAGGCCAACAGCAATTTCCCGTACAAGATCTACGTCAGCAACCTCACCAGTGCGACGCTGAGCAACGTGATCGTCACGGCCACCAGCCTGCAGAACCGTTCGATCGTCACCAGCAATCCGCAGGCGACCACGAGCGGCCCCAATGGCGAGACCCGCTGGTTTATCGGCGACCTGCCCCCCGGCAAGTGCATGGTGATCGATGCGACCGCCAAGGCCAACGCGGTCGGCAACAGCTCGACGTGTCTCACCGTCAGCTACGCCAACTCGCTCTGCTCGAACCTTCAGGTCGTTCAGCCGGCCGTCGCTCTGACCCACAAGGTCACGCCGAACGCAACGGTTTGCGACGCCATCAACGCGACCTTTGAGGTCAAGAACACCGGTTCGGGACCGGCGACGAACGTCGTCGTCAGCGAGTCCCTCCCCGCGGGACTTACCACGATGGACGGCGGCACCTCGTACACCTTCAATGCCGGCTCTCTGGCACAAGGCCAGAGCAAGCCGTTCAGCCTCGGCCTCAAGGCCACCAAGCCCGGAACCTACACGATTCCGGCCAAGGTCACGGCGGATGACGGCCTGCTCGCGACCTCCGAGCCGCAGTCGGTCACCATCACGCAGCCCGCTCTCAAGATCGTGGCCGAGTGCCCGCAGGGTGGCTTGGTTGGCCGCACCGGCAAGCCCCTGACCTTTAAGTTCACCGTCACCAATACCGGAAACGCTCCGGCGAACACGACCGTCTCCGCGACCGCTCCGACCAACGCGACCTTCTCGTCGGCCGATAGCGGCGGCACGGGCGGCGCGGGTGGCGCTTCGTGGAATCTCGGCTCGCTCGCTCCGGGCGCATCGAAGTCGGTCAGCATGACCGTGCAGACCTCGGGCGTCGGCAGCGTGGCAACGACCGCAACGGCGACCGCTCCTTGCGCGACGGCTGTTTCGGCCCCCTGCACCGCGACGACGGCCGGCCTGCCCGACCTGGGCACGCTCGTCAGCGACGTGGAAGGCGTGGTCTACGTCGGCGACAATCACGAGTACACCTGCGAGGTCATGAACCAGGGCATGGTGCCGCTCACCAACGTGAAGATGACCATGGAAATCCCGTCGGTCATCACGTTCGTCAGCTCCGCACAGTCGAACCGCATGGAGAACGGCAAGCTGGTCTTCGAAGTCGGCACGATCCCGGTTGGCGGGCGCACGATGTGGAAGTTCCTGGCGAAGGCCTCGGCTCCGGGCGAACACCTGATCTCGGGCATCACGACCTGCACCGAGCTCAAGACCCCGGTCCGCGACGACGAACTCACCAACTACGTCAGCCGGTAA
- a CDS encoding O-fucosyltransferase family protein has protein sequence MQTIPIDIPRQNLLLSLCRDAILRGNIELAERVCREMNATGWGDARTWIMIAEVARIVGRRDIALDALERAMNMPGLAPGDAQSAREKALTMPESSPGRGGLHIIRSWGQGFWSDVDHVIGQLMVAEMTERTPLVLWGENSRFGESRVNTWEYFFELVSSVDVPANATFFPSKWRADNLMVAENGAFTGPGSRIAFLPFLSSDASVTVSDFHAPPVAVSHWIRSSSPLAGKSLAEMYQFVLARHVHARPEILARVDETADKLGIGTKGTPVIAAHVRGSDKAIEVGDMRPVHAAYHTEIARQMEALGSDARLLLLTDWEPAADEYRAKYGSRVIETSATRTAGSVGLHFHENRDGRRLGEDVLLDTLLASRCDALVGIGWSNVSLFMSYFAKLRGLPDERIALIGPNLHENYNSFLLRRG, from the coding sequence ATGCAGACGATCCCGATCGACATTCCGCGGCAGAATCTGCTTCTTTCGCTCTGCCGCGACGCGATCTTGCGAGGAAATATCGAACTCGCCGAGCGCGTCTGCCGCGAGATGAATGCGACAGGCTGGGGCGATGCACGCACGTGGATCATGATCGCGGAAGTCGCGCGGATCGTCGGTCGGCGCGATATCGCGCTCGACGCGCTCGAGCGCGCGATGAACATGCCCGGGCTCGCGCCCGGCGACGCGCAATCGGCTCGCGAAAAGGCTCTGACGATGCCGGAGTCTTCACCCGGTCGCGGCGGCCTGCACATCATCCGCTCGTGGGGCCAGGGTTTCTGGTCGGATGTGGATCACGTGATCGGACAACTGATGGTCGCGGAGATGACCGAGCGCACGCCGCTGGTCTTATGGGGCGAGAACTCCCGCTTCGGTGAATCGCGTGTCAACACGTGGGAGTACTTCTTCGAGCTGGTTTCGTCCGTTGATGTTCCGGCAAACGCGACGTTCTTTCCAAGTAAGTGGCGCGCCGACAACCTCATGGTGGCGGAGAACGGCGCGTTCACCGGGCCGGGGTCGCGCATCGCGTTCTTGCCGTTCTTGTCCTCGGACGCGAGCGTCACGGTCAGCGATTTTCACGCGCCGCCGGTCGCCGTCTCGCACTGGATCCGAAGCTCGAGCCCGCTCGCCGGGAAGTCGCTCGCCGAGATGTACCAGTTCGTGCTCGCCCGCCACGTTCACGCGAGGCCCGAAATCCTCGCCAGGGTTGATGAAACCGCCGACAAGCTCGGCATCGGAACAAAGGGCACACCGGTCATCGCGGCGCACGTGCGCGGCAGCGACAAAGCCATCGAAGTCGGCGACATGCGTCCGGTGCACGCGGCGTATCACACCGAGATCGCCCGCCAAATGGAAGCGCTCGGGAGCGATGCTCGCCTGCTCCTTCTCACCGATTGGGAACCGGCCGCGGACGAGTACCGCGCCAAATACGGATCGCGCGTGATCGAAACTTCTGCCACCAGAACGGCCGGCAGCGTCGGGCTGCACTTCCACGAGAATCGTGACGGTCGCAGGCTCGGCGAAGATGTGCTCCTCGATACCCTGCTCGCTTCGCGCTGCGACGCCCTTGTCGGTATCGGGTGGAGCAATGTCTCACTGTTCATGTCGTACTTTGCGAAGCTGCGCGGCTTGCCCGATGAGCGCATCGCGCTCATTGGTCCGAACCTGCACGAGAATTACAACTCGTTCCTCTTGCGGCGCGGGTAG
- a CDS encoding class I mannose-6-phosphate isomerase — protein MIFVAFAGLPLSLRRALKHVALLNAELLRMRCYPLVFRPIFKDKVWGGRALETLGKKLPPGNIGESWELVDLDSTSASGGGGSAEHSVIENGALAGKPIREAIRQWGPELLGETNLSPAGAFPLLVKFLDAREHLSIQVHPSPDYAAANRDCHLKTECWYVLATSKVNGQEPVIFKGLKPGVTRADLEAAVNNETVPDVMQSYPAIVGECHNLPSGTIHALGAGVVVAEVQTPSDTTFRVYDWAKEYGRKGRELHIGQTLACTDFGAPPPVARLDADQNKARLVTTDYFRLDEWRLRAGETACLSGRPNRAHVVMMLRGAASLNTGASQSLEIEAGRTILIPASLTNSSSIVAAADSTLLVVDVT, from the coding sequence GTGATCTTCGTCGCTTTCGCCGGTCTTCCGCTTTCGCTCCGTCGCGCGCTCAAACATGTCGCCCTGCTGAATGCCGAATTGCTTCGAATGCGTTGCTACCCGCTCGTCTTCCGCCCCATCTTCAAAGACAAAGTGTGGGGCGGGCGCGCGCTCGAGACGCTCGGCAAGAAACTGCCGCCCGGGAACATCGGTGAGTCGTGGGAACTCGTCGATCTTGATTCCACTTCGGCGAGCGGCGGAGGTGGCAGTGCGGAGCACTCGGTCATCGAGAACGGTGCGCTGGCGGGCAAACCGATCCGGGAAGCGATCCGGCAGTGGGGGCCGGAGTTGCTGGGAGAAACCAATCTCTCCCCGGCCGGCGCGTTTCCGCTGCTCGTCAAGTTTCTCGATGCTCGCGAGCACCTCTCGATTCAGGTACATCCCTCGCCCGACTATGCCGCGGCCAACCGCGATTGCCACTTGAAGACCGAGTGCTGGTACGTGCTCGCAACAAGCAAGGTGAACGGACAGGAGCCGGTCATCTTCAAGGGCCTCAAGCCCGGCGTCACGCGCGCGGATCTCGAAGCGGCGGTCAACAACGAGACGGTGCCGGATGTCATGCAGTCGTACCCGGCGATCGTCGGTGAGTGCCACAACCTTCCCAGCGGCACGATCCACGCGCTCGGCGCGGGAGTCGTCGTCGCCGAGGTGCAGACGCCGAGCGACACGACATTCCGCGTCTACGACTGGGCGAAAGAATACGGGCGAAAAGGACGCGAATTGCATATCGGGCAGACGCTCGCATGCACCGATTTCGGTGCGCCGCCGCCCGTCGCGCGGCTCGACGCCGATCAGAACAAGGCGCGGCTCGTCACCACCGACTACTTTCGGCTGGACGAGTGGCGGCTGCGCGCGGGAGAAACCGCGTGCCTTTCCGGTCGGCCGAATCGCGCGCATGTCGTCATGATGCTTCGGGGCGCTGCATCGCTCAACACGGGCGCTTCGCAATCGCTGGAAATCGAAGCCGGCCGGACGATCCTGATCCCGGCTTCGCTGACGAATTCGTCGTCGATTGTTGCAGCGGCAGACTCGACGCTTCTTGTTGTCGATGTGACGTGA
- a CDS encoding aminoglycoside phosphotransferase family protein codes for MSFTDPHASNPLDQNDVSSLAHMLEPVLHRQCDGRLGPITWFKSAWSSSGSATGTATWTDSRGSCDAIVKLPLGPAEFRWTTELGNPEAKAPTPRVFAFGSELNGYDLAWIVEERVKGEPIAPRMKPDDVRQVLVAAADFHDCAIRVRPEVEQPKQLDWEGTLAKAREVCHAHAIAEPQRWNEAIKHAVKLLPKLLARWSARPLNCWCHGDLHPGNVLRLASPRDDSHACVMIDLAMVHPGHWIEDAVYLERQYWAAPDYLHGVKPVTELANLRRKRGLRVDPEYPDFANIRRVLMAAVSPAFADREGHPRYLRAALEMLENTLPQVAR; via the coding sequence ATGAGCTTTACCGATCCGCACGCCTCAAATCCGCTCGACCAGAACGATGTTTCGTCGCTCGCCCACATGCTCGAGCCGGTACTTCATCGCCAATGCGACGGCCGCCTTGGGCCGATTACGTGGTTCAAGTCCGCCTGGTCATCCAGCGGCAGCGCGACCGGAACGGCCACATGGACCGATTCCCGCGGCTCTTGCGACGCGATCGTCAAGCTTCCGCTGGGGCCCGCCGAGTTTCGCTGGACCACCGAACTCGGAAACCCCGAGGCGAAAGCCCCGACCCCGCGCGTGTTTGCTTTCGGAAGCGAACTCAACGGATACGACCTCGCTTGGATTGTTGAAGAACGTGTGAAAGGGGAACCGATCGCCCCGCGCATGAAGCCGGATGATGTGCGCCAGGTGCTGGTTGCCGCGGCGGACTTTCACGATTGCGCCATCCGGGTGCGTCCAGAAGTTGAACAACCCAAGCAACTCGATTGGGAAGGAACCTTGGCGAAAGCGCGAGAGGTGTGCCATGCCCACGCCATCGCGGAGCCCCAGCGCTGGAACGAAGCCATCAAGCACGCGGTCAAGCTGCTCCCCAAGCTGCTTGCGCGCTGGAGCGCCAGGCCCCTCAACTGCTGGTGCCACGGCGACCTCCACCCGGGGAACGTGCTGCGGCTTGCGTCGCCTCGCGATGACTCGCACGCGTGCGTCATGATCGACCTTGCCATGGTGCATCCGGGGCACTGGATCGAGGACGCCGTGTACCTCGAGCGCCAGTACTGGGCGGCGCCCGACTACTTGCACGGGGTGAAGCCGGTGACCGAATTGGCGAATCTGCGCCGCAAGCGGGGCCTCAGAGTCGATCCCGAGTACCCTGATTTTGCGAATATCCGCCGCGTGCTCATGGCGGCCGTTTCTCCGGCGTTTGCAGACCGGGAAGGCCACCCCCGATACCTCAGGGCCGCCTTGGAGATGCTGGAAAACACGCTTCCGCAAGTTGCCCGATAG
- a CDS encoding 16S rRNA (adenine(1518)-N(6)/adenine(1519)-N(6))-dimethyltransferase, which translates to MTTIKDLLSARGLAPKKSLGQNFLVDHNLIKKLVDVSGVQAGELALEIGPGTGVLTDELLSRNVRVIACELDDGLHALLQDRLAEQISSGQLTLIKGDCLDGKRALNPGLRRLLRESSGQSDYVAGAAPPTPRRLDISTPSFRLIANLPYGAATPLMTNLLLDYPGCSGLFVTVQKEVGDRFGALPDTPDYGPLSVIAFATTHVERIAKLPPECFWPRPDVTSAMIALRRRADPLTPRLHELADFVQAVFEQRRKQLGGILREKFSVREPFAYPEGVSPKSRAENLSPRQLLALMLAVEGGTSRTGAVS; encoded by the coding sequence TTGACCACAATAAAAGACCTGCTCTCGGCCCGGGGCCTTGCGCCAAAGAAGTCCCTGGGCCAGAATTTTCTGGTCGATCACAACCTTATCAAAAAACTGGTGGATGTCTCGGGGGTTCAGGCCGGTGAGCTTGCCCTTGAAATCGGCCCGGGAACCGGCGTTCTGACCGACGAATTGCTCTCCAGAAACGTGCGCGTGATCGCGTGCGAACTCGATGACGGATTGCACGCGCTGTTGCAGGATCGCCTCGCTGAGCAGATTTCTTCCGGTCAACTCACGCTCATCAAGGGAGATTGTCTCGACGGAAAGCGAGCCCTGAACCCGGGCCTGCGCCGGCTGCTTCGTGAATCCTCCGGCCAGTCGGACTACGTTGCGGGTGCCGCTCCCCCGACACCTCGGCGCCTCGACATCTCGACGCCTTCATTCCGACTGATCGCGAATCTGCCGTATGGCGCCGCGACGCCCTTGATGACCAATCTGCTTCTCGACTATCCCGGTTGTAGTGGACTGTTTGTTACGGTCCAGAAGGAAGTCGGCGACCGATTCGGGGCTTTGCCCGATACTCCCGACTACGGGCCGCTTTCCGTTATCGCTTTCGCAACAACGCACGTTGAACGGATCGCCAAGCTGCCGCCCGAATGTTTCTGGCCCCGGCCCGATGTGACCAGCGCGATGATCGCGCTTCGCCGTCGGGCGGATCCGCTGACTCCGCGACTTCACGAGCTCGCCGACTTTGTGCAGGCGGTTTTCGAGCAGCGGCGCAAGCAGCTCGGCGGGATTCTGAGGGAGAAATTCTCCGTTCGCGAGCCATTCGCATACCCGGAGGGCGTTTCGCCAAAATCCCGGGCCGAGAACCTCTCGCCCCGGCAACTACTTGCGCTCATGCTCGCCGTTGAGGGTGGCACGAGCCGAACCGGCGCGGTATCGTGA
- a CDS encoding DUF4375 domain-containing protein, translating to MNTDRQMFEDRIEMLLAHRGNPSVDSEAFQKMDQHQKRMASLFMLENEVSHGGFSRAYFNQTEELGSIAADAYEAIGANEHARVVRQSLEAAKKQAESEKASMSSGSMMTMSEEHIKSGYAAVDKAWASISGIDTASKKYDYMKQNSKSFGIVLPK from the coding sequence ATGAACACAGACCGTCAAATGTTCGAAGACCGGATCGAGATGCTGCTTGCCCACCGGGGAAATCCGTCGGTGGACAGCGAGGCATTCCAAAAAATGGATCAGCACCAGAAGCGCATGGCGTCGCTGTTCATGCTCGAGAACGAGGTCTCGCACGGCGGATTCTCCAGGGCCTACTTCAATCAGACCGAGGAGCTCGGCTCGATCGCGGCGGACGCGTACGAAGCGATCGGCGCCAACGAGCATGCCCGAGTCGTCCGTCAGTCGCTCGAAGCCGCCAAGAAGCAGGCGGAATCGGAAAAAGCCAGCATGTCCAGCGGGTCCATGATGACGATGTCGGAAGAGCACATCAAATCGGGCTACGCGGCCGTCGACAAGGCCTGGGCCTCGATCTCGGGCATCGACACGGCATCGAAGAAGTACGACTACATGAAGCAGAACTCGAAATCATTCGGGATTGTGCTGCCGAAGTAG
- a CDS encoding HAD hydrolase family protein → MRFRLLALDLDGTLFNRESVISPANIAAVDRARDAGLRVVVCTGRGLLECVGGLEAINQREPVVVAGGAIIADPLTRTTLHRFNIHQSLVHNAVEIILASKHAALVLKDPLQAGFDYLVVNPEGCPIDPVSQWWFSKMNVEVRYTQSLADDPCPLATVRVGACGRGHILDGAKGKLIAALGDRAVIHNFPAVISPEHAKAVGTGESLNILEIFDRDATKWSAISYLACEWAIEPSQVVAIGDEINDVSMIEGAGLGIAMGNAIPAVKAAAKRVTLSNAESGVAYAIDRVLAGEW, encoded by the coding sequence ATGCGTTTCAGACTTCTTGCACTTGACCTCGACGGCACGCTTTTCAATCGGGAAAGCGTAATTTCGCCTGCAAATATCGCGGCCGTTGATCGCGCGCGCGATGCGGGACTGAGGGTCGTCGTCTGCACCGGGCGCGGCTTGCTCGAATGCGTCGGGGGTCTTGAAGCGATCAACCAGCGCGAGCCGGTGGTCGTCGCGGGCGGGGCGATCATCGCCGATCCGCTGACGCGCACGACGCTACACCGTTTCAACATTCACCAGAGCCTTGTTCACAATGCGGTGGAGATCATTCTCGCCAGCAAGCACGCGGCACTCGTGCTGAAGGATCCGCTGCAGGCCGGATTCGACTATCTCGTTGTGAATCCAGAAGGCTGCCCGATCGATCCGGTTTCGCAGTGGTGGTTTTCGAAGATGAATGTCGAGGTGCGCTACACCCAGAGCCTTGCGGACGATCCGTGTCCGCTCGCAACGGTGCGCGTCGGCGCCTGCGGCAGAGGGCACATCCTCGACGGCGCAAAGGGCAAGCTCATCGCGGCGCTGGGTGATCGCGCGGTCATCCACAACTTCCCCGCGGTGATTTCGCCCGAGCACGCCAAGGCAGTCGGAACGGGCGAAAGCCTCAACATCCTCGAGATTTTCGATCGCGACGCGACCAAGTGGTCGGCGATTTCCTATCTCGCGTGCGAGTGGGCGATCGAGCCTTCGCAGGTTGTGGCGATCGGCGACGAGATCAACGACGTCTCGATGATCGAGGGCGCGGGGCTCGGAATCGCGATGGGGAATGCGATCCCCGCGGTGAAGGCCGCGGCGAAGCGTGTCACACTATCGAATGCAGAATCGGGCGTCGCTTACGCAATCGACCGCGTTTTGGCGGGCGAGTGGTAG
- the thrC gene encoding threonine synthase, translated as MLSAAGKQSPPTAHPAHAFQRCINPRCAAEFPVERVLVACPRCHSLVDVVYHSHRKSDLDFSLFTKRSLTTGPRSAAGVTIGQGSTAAALDFSGVWRFRELLPFFRRESEIVTIGEGRTNLQRADQLAKMLGFDVPTGPGTSGPLYLQYEGFNPSGSFKDNGMSAGFTHASMVGASSVACASTGNTSASLAVYGALTGVKCFVFIGEGKIAYGKLSQALDYGAITLQIAGDFDACLARIRHIAENMPQAGVYLMNSVNPFRLEGQKTIMYRVLEGLDWKVPDWIIVPGGNLGNCSAFGKAFIELFEMGLISKVPRLAVIQAKGARTLDRVVNEQGVGWAKSGAGSLLSGEYDRAKVEAEYLRMDTANERAHTVATAIEINRPVNLPKALRALQAMNGVVRSVSDAEILEHKALVGRTGFGCEPASAASVAGARLLLKEGVIKPHETVVCILTGHQLKDPDATVHYHMEPEKQKGDSKPEGRFTNRPIRVADNLDDILKAMGIAAT; from the coding sequence ATGCTCTCCGCCGCGGGAAAACAGTCGCCTCCAACCGCTCATCCGGCTCATGCGTTTCAGCGTTGCATCAACCCGCGCTGCGCCGCGGAGTTTCCGGTCGAGCGTGTTCTGGTTGCCTGCCCGAGGTGCCATTCGCTTGTGGATGTTGTCTATCACAGCCATCGCAAGAGCGACCTGGATTTTTCGCTGTTCACGAAGCGCTCTCTCACGACCGGGCCGCGATCCGCGGCGGGTGTGACGATCGGCCAGGGGTCGACCGCCGCGGCACTCGACTTCTCCGGTGTCTGGCGCTTCCGCGAGCTGCTGCCGTTCTTCCGACGCGAGAGCGAGATCGTCACGATCGGAGAAGGGCGGACGAATCTTCAGCGCGCCGATCAACTGGCGAAAATGCTCGGTTTCGATGTGCCCACAGGCCCCGGCACTTCCGGGCCGCTCTATCTCCAGTACGAAGGCTTCAACCCCAGCGGCAGTTTCAAGGACAACGGCATGTCGGCGGGTTTCACGCATGCCTCGATGGTGGGGGCGAGCAGCGTCGCGTGCGCGAGCACGGGCAACACCAGCGCGAGCCTCGCCGTGTACGGCGCGCTCACCGGCGTGAAGTGCTTCGTGTTCATCGGCGAGGGCAAGATCGCCTACGGGAAGTTGTCTCAGGCGCTCGATTACGGCGCGATCACGCTGCAGATCGCGGGCGACTTCGATGCGTGCCTTGCCCGGATCCGCCACATCGCGGAGAACATGCCGCAGGCGGGCGTGTATCTGATGAACTCGGTCAATCCTTTCCGTCTGGAAGGGCAGAAGACGATCATGTACCGGGTGCTGGAAGGGCTTGACTGGAAAGTGCCGGATTGGATCATCGTTCCGGGCGGAAACCTCGGCAACTGCTCGGCGTTCGGCAAGGCGTTTATCGAATTGTTCGAGATGGGGCTGATCTCGAAAGTGCCGCGGCTGGCGGTGATCCAGGCGAAGGGTGCGCGCACGCTCGACCGCGTGGTGAATGAACAGGGAGTCGGGTGGGCGAAATCCGGCGCGGGTTCACTCCTCTCTGGCGAGTACGACCGGGCGAAAGTCGAAGCCGAGTATCTGCGGATGGACACGGCAAATGAGCGCGCGCACACAGTCGCGACGGCGATCGAGATCAACCGTCCGGTGAACTTGCCCAAGGCGCTGCGGGCGCTGCAGGCGATGAACGGCGTGGTGCGGTCGGTGAGCGATGCGGAGATTCTGGAGCACAAGGCGCTCGTTGGTCGCACGGGCTTTGGATGCGAGCCGGCGAGCGCGGCGTCGGTCGCGGGCGCGCGGCTGCTGCTGAAGGAAGGCGTGATCAAGCCGCACGAAACGGTGGTGTGCATTCTGACCGGACATCAACTGAAGGATCCGGACGCGACGGTGCACTACCACATGGAGCCGGAGAAGCAGAAGGGCGACTCGAAGCCCGAAGGCCGCTTCACCAATCGCCCCATCCGAGTCGCCGACAATCTCGATGACATCTTGAAAGCCATGGGTATCGCCGCCACCTGA
- the aat gene encoding leucyl/phenylalanyl-tRNA--protein transferase gives MSSRVAAHGIEVGGAFAAQLSVEIPDGSAAGFLVFRILAGRHESFALFGRHASFGDVRRDLAPRFLALLGLARTPDRAHHHIDDPAGATEHDRNDRYEHLRIISECVNRHHVASLRFSIVSNRSAHSAALARLHQSLALLGAHGSLGDERRDLPARAFPCHSGDRHCGVLGDAADHDSTDDQKPREIAVVHHADPESRKIAVGQECEHGANPNPSCRFLATNFLGIGGQGFHEDFVSISPSGRRQTPSPEAQDAAVVADVLGAYSKGWFPMAQPDRRTEAGETEIEWVQPHRRAILPLDQRFHIPRSLVQRVRSGRFRVTTDRAFEAVIRGCASVPRTSPDGEGANSAWLAPDIIDAFLLLHKHGHAHSVEAWIESPGAKAKLVGGLYGLALGKIFCGESMFHRADLGGTDASKVCLVHLVCHLRARGFELLDAQLANPHTAQFGMFEMPRTEYLARLSALAPQKVEWAPFEPARL, from the coding sequence ATGTCTTCGCGTGTGGCTGCTCACGGAATCGAAGTAGGAGGCGCGTTTGCCGCGCAATTGTCCGTTGAGATTCCCGACGGATCAGCCGCAGGATTTCTTGTCTTTCGGATCCTCGCCGGCCGCCATGAGTCGTTCGCCCTGTTCGGCCGTCATGCTTCCTTCGGCGATGTACGCCGCGATCTCGCGCCGCGATTCCTCGCGCTGCTTGGTCTGGCTCGCACTCCTGATCGCGCTCATCACCATATAGATGATCCAGCCGGTGCCACCGAACACGATCGCAATGATCGGTATGAACATCTCCGCATCATTTCCGAGTGTGTGAATCGCCATCATGTTGCGTCGCTCCGTTTCTCGATCGTCTCGAATCGCTCAGCACATTCCGCCGCGCTTGCCCGCCTGCATCAGTCGCTCGCCCTGCTCGGGGCTCATGGTTCCCTCGGCGATGAACGCCGCGATCTCCCGGCGCGTGCGTTCCCTTGCCACTCCGGTGACCGCCATTGCGGTGTGCTTGGCGATGCTGCAGATCACGATTCCACCGACGACCAGAAGCCACGGGAAATAGCCGTGGTCCATCACGCTGACCCAGAATCGCGGAAAATCGCCGTCGGCCAAGAGTGTGAACATGGTGCAAATCCTAATCCATCGTGTCGCTTCCTCGCAACGAACTTCTTGGGGATCGGCGGCCAAGGATTTCATGAGGACTTTGTGAGTATTTCCCCTTCAGGCCGGCGCCAGACCCCCTCACCAGAGGCTCAGGATGCCGCCGTGGTCGCCGATGTGCTCGGCGCGTATTCCAAGGGCTGGTTTCCGATGGCTCAACCGGACCGCCGGACCGAGGCCGGGGAGACGGAAATCGAGTGGGTGCAACCTCATCGGCGGGCCATTTTGCCCCTCGATCAGCGCTTTCACATTCCAAGGTCTCTCGTCCAGCGCGTGCGGTCCGGACGCTTCAGAGTCACCACCGACCGAGCGTTCGAAGCCGTGATCCGCGGGTGCGCTTCCGTTCCGCGAACAAGCCCGGACGGAGAGGGCGCCAATTCCGCTTGGCTCGCTCCCGACATCATCGACGCGTTTCTTCTGCTCCACAAGCACGGGCACGCGCACAGCGTCGAAGCATGGATCGAATCTCCCGGAGCGAAGGCGAAACTCGTGGGCGGGCTTTACGGGCTTGCGCTCGGAAAAATTTTTTGCGGCGAGTCGATGTTCCATCGCGCCGATCTTGGCGGGACGGATGCGAGCAAGGTCTGTCTTGTTCACCTGGTGTGTCACCTGCGCGCCAGGGGGTTTGAGTTGCTGGATGCGCAGCTCGCCAATCCGCACACAGCGCAATTCGGGATGTTCGAGATGCCGCGTACGGAATACCTCGCTCGACTCTCGGCGCTCGCGCCGCAGAAGGTCGAATGGGCTCCATTCGAACCGGCCCGCTTGTGA